In the Fusarium falciforme chromosome 6, complete sequence genome, GAGACTGGAAGTCGAGAAGGTTGAGCACTTCAAGCAGAAGCTCTGGTGGTAGGAGATCCAGTCGGCCGAGTGATGAGCTATTCGAGGCTCGAGATATGGTTGAAGGTTTTGGCTGAGAGAGATCTCGAATCATCCCACCCAAGTCCAACTCGGGGATGGAAGTGAGCTTTGTAATGAGCTCGTCGGAGAACTCTGTCTGGGGCGCCATGGCCAGAAAGACCGTCTTGACCGCCTGAGGAAACGAGCCAAAATGCAAAGCTAAGATGAGCCTTTAGAGCCCGATTCGCCTAGCGCatatgatgatgaagaaaaaCAAGGCACGGGAGGGAGGATAGAGCGGGTGCCTTCACGATAAAAGAACGGACACGCAGCGACGCACTTTGATTCTGAACCTCATTGTTGAGCATCATTTTGAACATAGACCCCTAAAGATGCATACCGCGATAATTGCATAACACAAAGACATGCAAACACTCAAGTTACAGAGCAAACATAACGATGCCAACCAAGCCCCTCTTAAACTATAGCATTGTAATTCAACTTTCCCAAGCTGTATTATTCAGTTAATGCAGTAGGATGGCCAAGTTGTGCCCCCCCTTAAGTGGATAATCCGGTGCAACTCGAGCCGACCAGTGACCACCAGCTGCCAGTCTAATTGTTACCACCTCCCTCCTCTTTGTTTTCGTCTCTAAACAACAACTTGCTCAAAAACACCAACATGCCTGAATTCAACTGTTACAATGGAAAGGGCAAACACACTGCTAGGCGTACGAGAGATATCAATATCAGCCAGTCATCGATCCCAATGTGTATCCGtttcctccatctcgaccaGAACCGAACAGCAACAATGACCGTTGCGACCGGGATCATGGCGGCGCAAACACCCACCACCTTCGCTTCTTCATCGTACGCAAAGAACTCGGGCGGGAAATTGGAAGGGCTCGTCATGATAGTTGTAGAAAGAATGTGTGACGATGGAAAGAAAGCTCCCAGAAACACGTCGACCCAGACATTGGAAGAGCCGAACGCCTGGTTTCGTTACCACGGGCTCGGGTGCGCCATCCCACGTCCAAGATTGAGTCTGTGCCTAATAAATGGGAAACCATCTCAAGGCACCCCTTAACCGAGGGAGGAACCATTATGGGTCGAGTGCAAGGGGGATTTGAGTTCAGCTGTAACTGGACCTTGCATATCGCAGAACTAACAACGCTTGGCAGAACCAACAAGAATCTGCAGGAACCGAATCTTTGGCACCCATTCCAAAGGTCCCACCTCTTGCATAGACAAGGGCTCGTCATAGCGGAAGGTTTTACTAGAAACGTGGTGAGCGGCGTCTCCTGACGAGCTCGTGGGTAAGACACGGAAGGATTCGTCGTCGTATGATGCcctatacttaaggctatacCCGCCCCCATGTGGAACCTGCAGCACGAAAAGTCAATGCCTGATCCTGAATCGGAACTGTTTCGGCGTTTTTTTGAGGCTCAAGCTGCCCGGATTGCCGGATATAACTACCCGCACTGCGCCGCCACTGTCCACTTGGGTTCACAGCTACTTTTCTTCCCCCCTCGGTTACATCTCGCAGATCATAAACAAAGATGGGCTCGGTTAATGATAAACCTGTTTTCCTTGTCGTCACCGGGGCATGGCATCCACCCGTCTGCTACGACTCCCTCAAGAACGAGCTCAACCGCCTTGGCTACGAATGCGCAATCCCCCATATGCCCTCGATGGGCCACGGAACACACGGAGTGACCTGGGAGGCCGACAAGGCAAAGGTTTTGGAGACGGCTGGCCCTTACTTTGATGAAGGCAGAGAGGTGGTCCTCGTCGGCCACTCGTACGGAGGCATCCCTGCCACGGTCGCCACAGAGGGACAGGGGGCCCACGAGCGAGCTGAGCGAGGGCTGAAGGGTGGATTCCGCTCCATCGTCTTTCTTGCGGCTTTCGCGGTTCCCGTCAAGGGTTGGGATTTGTTGACGACCTTTGGTGGAGCTTGGCCTGACTGGCAAAACACCCAAGAGGCTTACACAAAGGCAAGCATTTACAAACATGTTTTCAGCTGTTACTCTAACATGATTGCCACAGAACAAGCAGTCTACCGTCAATGAGAAGGGCTTTCAGATGCTCTACAACGACAccacagaggaagaagcaagaaaGGTCTACGCAAACTTGCTGCCGCACTCCCAAGACGCCTTCGAGACAGGCATCGACTTTATCGCGACCGACATTACCATCCCAAAGACTTATCTAATCTGCGAGAACGACCTCATCTTCCCCCTGGCTCTTCAGGAGCAGCTGGTCAAGTTGACCCCCGGCATGAAAGAGAGGCGGATAGCGGCTGGCCATAGCCCGTTCCTGGGCAAGTCTCCTGAGACTTGTAGGATTCTCGTCGAAATTGCCGAGGACCAGTAAGCTTGGGAGAAAGTGCTTAAGTGACACTACGTTAAGCGAAGCGACATGAGATGAGATCACCATGAGGAGGTGTCCCGTTGATGCTAAAGATTGGCTAGATCTGGGTAGACATTGATAGATTACGCAGATGCGTAAAGATATAAACACAAGCACGCCATTGTAGGCAAACACACTGACATCTCTTGTTCTTGGAAAGACATGCAATTGAGCAATGGCACGGGATAATACGGTCAAAGAAGAGCAGAAGCTTAGTTAATATTGAAGGCTCCAGACTATGATTGCTATCCATGTCACCGGCTCCAGCATCAGAGAGCAGCTTTGTGAATTGTTTCACCTAAGCTTTCATATAGAGACTATTGGGATGACATCAAGGACACAGTTAACACAGAAGTTTTTGTCTTTGTCGGGATACCTGCGCTTGAATTGATAATTGAGCACCAGTTTGCAACTTGGTGAAATGGAAACAATGGCAGTTTGTATTCAATTTCTACCACAGTAGTTCTACAAACACGCTGTTAAGTCCTTGGCCGCTTATTATGTGCATATGCTCTCTTCTCGTGACATGCCCAGCCAATCGATGCTTCATCAGTACGCTGGCCACTCATCAGACCAGGCATCACTGCCCGAAGAGCCCGTTACCGGCTCCTCGGACTCAGAGTAGGTGGTAGACATTGACTGTTCCCTTTCCCTAGACCTTTTATCAGCGACGTCTGTGCTCTCGAGCTCCTGCCAGTACCCCTGTCGCATGTGAGAAAGGCGCCTCAACTCCCTCGGTGCGCCAAGGTACCCTACTTTGACGTTTGGAACACCCCATTTTCGGACTGACTGGCGCAAGTCTTCGTCTCGGCCTTCCTGAAGGCgctcctcaaactcgtcgCCCACCCATGTCGAAAAGCCTGCCCAGGCGGCTGCATAGTGTTCAACCAGACTTGATCCGACAACGAACTTGCTGAGATCTCTAAATGTAGAGATTTTCCGGACTTCTTCAAGGTGGCAATCCGCAGCGTCGCAGTCGATCCATTCCAAGGGTTGTGTTCCGGCAACAGGACCAAAGATGCCATTGGCTATGAACAGTTGTTCAAGGTGAGGCATGACACGCAGAGTCCCCATTATTTTTATCAACAGGTCGGGGGAAGAAGGGTCCACCATATCGAGTACTCGGTCGAAAGGAAGGACAAGTCGTCGGACGCTGAGTAGATCCAAAGGCATAAACTGGGTCAGGTTGTATGGGAGGGCTAACAGCATATCGTCGAAGTAGCGGCCTTGGGCGTCAATTTTATACCTCTGGAATTGAATTATATCGGGATCTCTGAGAAAAAGCGTATCGCGTCGAAAGTTAAACCAAGTCCGGGCTTCTGAGGTGCGAGTTGGGAAAGCGAGTTCGTACCCGAGTCGTCTCAAGCGGTTTCGAGAGTCGCGGCACGTGTGCAGCAGAGGCGGTATTGGAGCTTTGGAGTAGAGGCTCGAGCTTCGACATAGATTCCATGCAAGCTCAGGTCGATGAGCAAGCCAGACGGGATCGAGGCGGGGGCAACTTTGGGATGGCTTCCATGGATCAGGCTGAGCAGGCGACTGGCTGATTGGCTCATGGGGTTCCAGGATCTGCGGATTCCATCCTGGTAGCCCCAAGACGTAAGGGCGCCAGTAAGGAGCAAAGTATGCCAGAGAAGGATGTATAAAAGGTCGTTTGCCCGTGAATTGGAGCTGGTATAGAAATGCGAGCACATCAGGGGAAGAGACCTGAGGGCTCTCCTCGACTCTGACGATACGTGGAGGTGTCGCAAGAAGGTAAACCTCGTCTCTTATATCGTCGGGGAGGTTGAAAAATGTATGAAAAGTATCTCGATTCATTGTTATTGGATTTTTGTtggaggccatgatggtggTACGGGGATGAACGAGCTGCGAGTTTCGGCGGGAGGCAGGTTGGGTTTCATGACCGCTACCTGGCTTGGCGTTCGTTCCAGAACTGATGGTTCTTTccaaaagatatataagagatCATCGAGAAGTTGAGGGGAACGTTGagtgggagaggagagggaagTAGCGCCTATTAAGGAAGAAGGA is a window encoding:
- a CDS encoding AB hydrolase-1 domain-containing protein, with amino-acid sequence MGSVNDKPVFLVVTGAWHPPVCYDSLKNELNRLGYECAIPHMPSMGHGTHGVTWEADKAKVLETAGPYFDEGREVVLVGHSYGGIPATVATEGQGAHERAERGLKGGFRSIVFLAAFAVPVKGWDLLTTFGGAWPDWQNTQEAYTKASIYKHSTVNEKGFQMLYNDTTEEEARKVYANLLPHSQDAFETGIDFIATDITIPKTYLICENDLIFPLALQEQLVKLTPGMKERRIAAGHSPFLGKSPETCRILVEIAEDQ
- a CDS encoding 2EXR domain-containing protein, coding for MNRDTFHTFFNLPDDIRDEVYLLATPPRIVRVEESPQVSSPDVLAFLYQLQFTGKRPFIHPSLAYFAPYWRPYVLGLPGWNPQILEPHEPISQSPAQPDPWKPSQSCPRLDPVWLAHRPELAWNLCRSSSLYSKAPIPPLLHTCRDSRNRLRRLGYELAFPTRTSEARTWFNFRRDTLFLRDPDIIQFQRYKIDAQGRYFDDMLLALPYNLTQFMPLDLLSVRRLVLPFDRVLDMVDPSSPDLLIKIMGTLRVMPHLEQLFIANGIFGPVAGTQPLEWIDCDAADCHLEEVRKISTFRDLSKFVVGSSLVEHYAAAWAGFSTWVGDEFEERLQEGRDEDLRQSVRKWGVPNVKVGYLGAPRELRRLSHMRQGYWQELESTDVADKRSREREQSMSTTYSESEEPVTGSSGSDAWSDEWPAY